DNA from Amycolatopsis sp. DSM 110486:
CTGAGCCGAAGGTCTTGCGCCGCATTTCGACATAGTCGATTGGATCAGGGATTCGGTTCTCGGCCTGGTTTGCCATTTCCCAGAGCCAGCTCTCGCACATGTCGACAACGGCCTTGCGGAAGGCGCGGCGTGACTCCAGGCTCATCGGGCCGGCCGTCCGAAGCCACAGGTCGGCGAGGCCGGCCTCCAGTGACCCCTCTGGAGCAGGTATGGGCTCGTCGTCGAGTGGCATGAAGAGCTTGAAGCGCTCCGTGGCCGCCTTCGCCGCGCCCAGGTTGCGGGAAGCTCCGAAGACCACGGGGTAGTAGTCGTCCCCATAGGTGCCCCAGGCCAGCCAGGCGCTGGTCAGGTCCAGTTGCTCAGGGGAAGCGTCGGGGTGGATGCCGGCCGAGCACAGGGGGAGGTCCATGGCCCGCATCTTGTGCTCGTCCCAGACCACGCCGTCGAGGAAGCCCATCGAGGTGCACCAGTCGGCCAGGCGGTCGCGGACAGCGGCCAGGTGCGGGCTCAGGCGGAGCTCGAAAGGCATGTAGATCTCGGGTCGGACGATCGGGCCCACGGCCTCGTGCGGCTGGTGGGAGAAGGACCGCAAACGCTGGGGAGCGGTGCTCACCAAGGAGGAGAAGATGCGAGCAGCCGAGGTGCCCAAGCCGGTCGGGCCGCCCAGCAACTCGGGGCCGCCGCGCGAGTCGAGCGCGCCTTCGTTCATGTAGCGGCTGGAGCGCAGGTGCCATTCGTGGCCGCCGGACTGCCAGTCCTGGAGGCCCTTGACGTAGGCGAAGGTCTCGGCGCGGCCGGACAGGTCCACGGCGTGTTCGTCGAATAGAGCCGGGACTTCGGTGAGGGCGGTGTGTTCGAACTGGTGCAACCGGGACGTGAGGAGGTCGTTGACGGCGTCGGCGGCTTCCTGGGTGGTGCAGCCGAGGAACTTCTCGAAGACGAGCACGCCATTCGAAAGCTCGCCCTCGTCTTCGACCTCGCGTTGGTAGGAGAACAAGTCGTTGCGGAGGTGGACGGCGTCGGCGAAGCAGTCGCGCAGGACCTCCATGGGGCGGGAGGCGGCGATGGCGTCGGGAACTTCGGCGTGGACCGAGTGCTCGATGAGGTTCGCGGACCAGGGTGCGCCGCCGACCTTGCGGCGCATTTCGATGTACTCGATGG
Protein-coding regions in this window:
- a CDS encoding germacradienol/geosmin synthase, whose amino-acid sequence is MQPFALPEFYMPYPARLNPHLDGAREHSKAWAYTMDMIDVPQHGTVIWDEHDFDSHDYALLCAYTHPDAGATELDLITDWYVWVFYFDDHFLELFKRTGDIDSARAYLDRIALFMPVTGDITATAENPVERGLEDLWNRTVPHRSEGWRRRFVESTRNLLDESLWELANINEGRVSNPIEYIEMRRKVGGAPWSANLIEHSVHAEVPDAIAASRPMEVLRDCFADAVHLRNDLFSYQREVEDEGELSNGVLVFEKFLGCTTQEAADAVNDLLTSRLHQFEHTALTEVPALFDEHAVDLSGRAETFAYVKGLQDWQSGGHEWHLRSSRYMNEGALDSRGGPELLGGPTGLGTSAARIFSSLVSTAPQRLRSFSHQPHEAVGPIVRPEIYMPFELRLSPHLAAVRDRLADWCTSMGFLDGVVWDEHKMRAMDLPLCSAGIHPDASPEQLDLTSAWLAWGTYGDDYYPVVFGASRNLGAAKAATERFKLFMPLDDEPIPAPEGSLEAGLADLWLRTAGPMSLESRRAFRKAVVDMCESWLWEMANQAENRIPDPIDYVEMRRKTFGSDLTMSLSRISHGRLIPPEIYRTRTIQAIEHSAMDYACLLNDVFSYKKEIQYEGELHNSVLVVRNFLDVDEQTAFEIVNDLMTARMKEFEHAVDVGLPGLFSDFSLDEDVRAALTAYTDELKDWMAGILNWHEGCARYTEEEIRRRPGVPDDALAALAFSAGPTGLGTGSLRISSILSAAR